From Neodiprion pinetum isolate iyNeoPine1 chromosome 7, iyNeoPine1.2, whole genome shotgun sequence, a single genomic window includes:
- the LOC124223198 gene encoding uncharacterized protein: MAELGSFTFPTLFTVLLLLSAALDGTCNPVNISLRSVPESLIHTAINSLNRNSPTQNTYRGGNLISAQKLLEPSFVIYRLTLNLETICSEGSTSCPREACTIDLKDTSGQVEVDPNTIQCLYLYPQSTQEDIQQSQQQQNSPSTDSDFDKSTLDLDHEVQAAAELQKPDTESAEPFIAVKAENSNYCAGCPYELNPNLPGLNAFVTQALDAMDRLRQNEHTHKFIRMLKVTRAVPPSSTIVEYKLLAEIGESNCLNNAVTERSLCPLRSDSPSRRCLITFQERPWIQGDRQIIGNNCTARSDEENEVNAVSDTIISNPGNTEGVLSGENIFETKGLQVLRDPNELHELQKKDSAQVLNQERPAVTEAPIVRVELERPDNGQKVQGFVDKQKEFEEFLEGFDIPLRTETAVVDDHEDGRQPVTEEIIRPEKVDRLGVNSSSDLESNFNESVEDALPDLRQERANINRNKRNVGSAISISTNDENVKNFTAMGFQKFLETYQGQNEPILLNVTSATRKIVQGSLYKMTVKIGASDCPKGTKNNCQLQAGSEPQTCEISAWSRPWLSTDKLKITVTCQPNTNLRKKRSAVMGAVQPIGIDDPEVKNYANLGVSKFSENLGGQNEHMLIEIISATRQIVQGSQYIINVRLGESDCPKGTKNNCQLKAGSQPQECEVKVWSRPWLKSGALDVQVNCKANERAKRSLRGKDYSKKMLEQSTYLRNERLFNDFVDKYNKSYESLSDRKYRFKVFQLNMMTVQELQRNEQGTAIYGASMFADLTTQEFKRYLGLKPELRVENEIPIPMAEIPNVMLPESFDWRDHNVVTPVKNQGSCGSCWAFSVTGNIEGQYALRHGNLLSFSEQELVDCDTLDEGCGGGLPDNAYRAIEKIGGLELESDYPYDGANEVCHFNTSEVRAKVVSAVNITSNETQMAQWLVKNGPISIGINANAMQFYMGGISHPYKFLCSPTNLDHGVLIVGYGIHTYPIFHKTLPYWTIKNSWGPQWGEKGYYRVYRGDGTCGVNQMASSAVVA, from the exons ATGGCAGAACTCGGGTCGTTCACGTTCCCGACGTTGTTTACggttttattattgttatcagcAGCGCTTGATGGGACTTGCAACCCAGTAAACATATCCCTGCGAAGTGTCCCCGAGTCCCTCATCCATACGGCGATTAATTCGTTGAACAGAAATTCGCCAACCCAGAACACGTATAGGGGCGGAAACCTGATTAGCGCGCAAAAATTG TTGGAGCCAAGCTTCGTGATCTACAGACTGACCCTGAACCTGGAAACAATATGCTCAGAGGGTTCGACAAGCTGTCCCAGAGAGGCGTGCACTATAGACCTGAAAGACACATCGGGACAGGTAGAAGTTGACCCAAATACTATACAATGCTTGTACCTGTACCCTCAGTCCACTCAGGAGGATATCCAACAGTCGCAGCAACAGCAGAATAGTCCCAGCACAGACAGCGACTTCGACAAGAGCACCTTGGACCTCGACCACGAGGTTCAAGCGGCAGCTGAGCTGCAAAAACCGGATACCGAATCAGCTGAGCCATTCATTGCGGTCAAAGCGGAAAACTCGAATTACTGTGCAGGTTGCCCTTACGAACTGAACCCAAATTTGCCAGGGCTGAACGCCTTTGTCACGCAAGCTCTAGACGCCATGGACAGACTCCGACAGAACGAACACACGCACAAATTCATAAGGATGCTGAAAGTGACTCGGGCTGTTCCTCCGAGTTCTACAATCGTCGAGTATAAGCTTCTTGCTGAAATCGGAGAGTCAAACTGTCTGAACAACGCAGTTACGGAACGCTCACTATGCCCGCTGCGGAGTGACTCCCCTAGTAGACGGTGTCTGATCACGTTCCAGGAGCGGCCCTGGATACAGGGTGACAGGCAGATTATCGGAAATAATTGCACCGCTCGTTCAGATGAGGAGAATGAAGTAAACGCTGTTTCGGATACGATAATTTCGAATCCAGGAAACACGGAGGGCGTTCTGTCGGGAGAAAACATATTTGAAACTAAGGGACTGCAAGTTTTAAGGGACCCTAATGAACTCCACGAACTTCAGAAAAAAGATTCAGCACAAGTATTAAATCAGGAAAGACCGGCGGTAACCGAGGCTCCCATAGTGAGGGTGGAACTTGAGCGACCAGATAATGGACAAAAGGTACAAGGATTCGTTGATAAGCAGAAAGAGTTTGAGGAGTTTTTGGAGGGCTTTGATATACCATTGAGAACAGAGACTGCGGTAGTGGACGATCATGAGGACGGGAGGCAACCGGTAACTGAGGAGATAATCAGACCGGAGAAAGTGGACAGATTGGGGGTGAATTCTTCTTCGGACTTAGAATCAAACTTCAATGAAAGTGTAGAAGATGCACTACCTGATTTACGGCAAGAAAGAGCTAACATCAACCGGAATAAGCGAAATGTTGGAAGTGCCATTTCCATCAGCACCAACGACGAGAATGTTAAAAACTTCACAGCCATGggatttcagaaatttttggaaacaTATCAGGGACAGAACGAGCCAATTTTACTGAATGTGACATCAGCAACTAGAAAGATTGTGCAAGGCTCTCTTTACAAGATGACGGTAAAAATTGGAGCCAGTGACTGCCCGAAGGGAACGAAAAACAATTGTCAACTGCAAGCTGGCAGCGAGCCCCAGACATGTGAAATTAGTGCCTGGTCAAGGCCGTGGCTTTCCACGGATAAATTGAAGATAACTGTAACATGCCAGCCGAATACCAACCTGAGAAAGAAACGTTCCGCAGTGATGGGAGCAGTACAACCGATAGGCATCGATGACCCGGAGGTGAAAAACTACGCGAATCTGGGTGTTAGtaaattttcggaaaacttgGGGGGACAGAACGAGCACATGTTGATTGAAATCATTTCCGCGACCCGTCAGATTGTCCAAGGGAGTCAGTACATAATAAACGTGAGACTCGGAGAGAGTGACTGTCCCAAGGGAACAAAGAACAACTGCCAACTGAAAGCTGGCAGCCAACCACAAGAGTGCGAAGTGAAGGTCTGGTCGAGGCCGTGGCTGAAGTCAGGGGCGCTTGATGTGCAGGTGAACTGCAAGGCGAACGAACGAGCAAAGAGGAGCTTGAGAGGCAAGGACTATAGCAAGAAGATGCTGGAGCAGTCCACGTATCTGAGAAACGAGAGGCTGTTCAACGACTTTGTTGACAAGTACAACAAAAGCTATGAAAGTTTGTCCGACAGGAAATATCGATTCAAAGTTTTCCAGCTAAATATGATGACTGTTCAAGAGCTGCAGCGCAACGAACAGGGAACTGCGATTTACGGCGCTTCAATGTTCGCTGATCTGACGACACAAGAGTTTAAACGGTATTTGGGACTGAAGCCGGAGCTTAGGGTGGAAAACGAGATCCCGATACCGATGGCTGAGATTCCTAACGTCATGCTTCCCGAGTCTTTCGACTGGCGTGACCACAACGTGGTAACGCCAGTAAAGAACCAGGGAAGCTGCGGTTCATGCTGGGCGTTTTCGGTCACCGGAAACATCGAAGGACAGTACGCCTTGCGCCACGGAAACCTGCTCTCGTTTTCCGAGCAGGAACTGGTCGACTGCGACACGCTTGATGAAGGCTGCGGAGGCGGTTTACCCGACAACGCGTACAGGGCGATAGAAAAAATCGGAGGACTTGAGCTGGAATCGGACTATCCCTATGACGGGGCTAACGAAGTTTGTCACTTCAATACTAGCGAGGTCAGAGCGAAGGTTGTTTCTGCGGTAAATATCACCAGTAACGAGACCCAAATGGCTCAGTGGCTGGTGAAAAATGGCCCCATTTCAATCGGCATTAATGCCAATGCAATGCAGTTCTACATGGGCGGTATTTCCCATCCCTACAAATTCCTTTGCAGCCCGACAAACCTTGATCATGGAGTACTGATCGTCGGTTACGGAATTCACA caTATCCCATCTTCCATAAAACACTGCCTTATTGGACGATAAAGAACAGCTGGGGTCCTCAATGGGGCGAAAAAGGATATTACAGGGTGTACAGAGGCGACGGAACGTGCGGAGTCAATCAAATGGCATCTAGTGCAGTGGTCGCTTAA
- the LOC124223204 gene encoding 26S proteasome non-ATPase regulatory subunit 9 isoform X2 — MNDPLVDSDGFPRDDVDVYQVRHARHKIICLQNDHKALMRQIEAGLHQVHSISGSQSQPSETSVNSAEENTLSEPFLKVNLVSSASPAELAGIEVGDLIMEFGSIDSRNFRSLKDVGDLVESSKYKPIFVKIKRGLNTAVLTLVPKPWSGKGLLGCNVIPIESVER; from the exons ATGAACGACCCTTTGGTAGACTCTGATGGTTTTCCTCGTGACGACGTAGACGTCTACCAAGTCAGGCACGCTCGCCATAAGATAATAT GTCTCCAAAACGATCACAAGGCGTTGATGAGGCAAATCGAGGCTGGACTACATCAGGTTCACTCGATATCCGGCAGTCAGAGTCAGCCTTCCGAAACCAGCGTAAACAGTGCTGAGGAGAATACGCTTTCAGAACCATTCTTGAAAGTGAATTTGGTCTCTTCCGCTTCTCCGGCTGAACTTGCT GGTATAGAAGTGGGAGATTTGATCATGGAGTTTGGATCCATAGACTCCCGTAACTTCAGATCATTAAAGGATGTGGGGGATCTCGTTGAAAGTAGCAAATATAAGCCgatatttgtgaaaataaagcGTGGATTGAACACGGCGGTTCTTACACTGGTTCCCAAACCTTGGAGTGGAAAAGGATTGCTCGGTTGCAACGTGATACCCATTGAATCGGTCGAAAGATAA
- the LOC124223204 gene encoding 26S proteasome non-ATPase regulatory subunit 9 isoform X1 — MVADMEVEQAKERLLELIKAKDKLESDIQGYKEILDCNHVGMNDPLVDSDGFPRDDVDVYQVRHARHKIICLQNDHKALMRQIEAGLHQVHSISGSQSQPSETSVNSAEENTLSEPFLKVNLVSSASPAELAGIEVGDLIMEFGSIDSRNFRSLKDVGDLVESSKYKPIFVKIKRGLNTAVLTLVPKPWSGKGLLGCNVIPIESVER; from the exons ATGGTGGCTGACATGGAGGTTGAGCAGGCAAAGGAGCGTTTATTGGAGCTAATAAAAGCGAAAGACAAGCTAGAGTCCGATATTCAAGGCTACAAAGAGATCCTCGACTGC AACCATGTAGGCATGAACGACCCTTTGGTAGACTCTGATGGTTTTCCTCGTGACGACGTAGACGTCTACCAAGTCAGGCACGCTCGCCATAAGATAATAT GTCTCCAAAACGATCACAAGGCGTTGATGAGGCAAATCGAGGCTGGACTACATCAGGTTCACTCGATATCCGGCAGTCAGAGTCAGCCTTCCGAAACCAGCGTAAACAGTGCTGAGGAGAATACGCTTTCAGAACCATTCTTGAAAGTGAATTTGGTCTCTTCCGCTTCTCCGGCTGAACTTGCT GGTATAGAAGTGGGAGATTTGATCATGGAGTTTGGATCCATAGACTCCCGTAACTTCAGATCATTAAAGGATGTGGGGGATCTCGTTGAAAGTAGCAAATATAAGCCgatatttgtgaaaataaagcGTGGATTGAACACGGCGGTTCTTACACTGGTTCCCAAACCTTGGAGTGGAAAAGGATTGCTCGGTTGCAACGTGATACCCATTGAATCGGTCGAAAGATAA